A single window of Gavia stellata isolate bGavSte3 chromosome 16, bGavSte3.hap2, whole genome shotgun sequence DNA harbors:
- the PCYOX1L gene encoding prenylcysteine oxidase-like — translation MAPPPAALLLPALAALLAAPAAARAPPRSIAVVGAGLGGSAVAYFLQQHFGPQVQLDVYEPAGVGGRLATVTVNKQQYESRGASIHALSLHMQDFVKILGLKHRREVAGKSAIFSGEHFVLEETDWYLLNLFRLWWHYGISFLRLQMWVEEVMEKFMRIYKYQAHGYAFSSLEELLRSLGGDAFVNMTQRSVAESLLEVGVTQRFVDDVIAAVLRSSYGQSVLVPAFAGAMSLAGAQGSTWAVEGGNKLVCSGLLKLTKANVIPARVTGISLHSSEGRALYQVHYEGSEGQGSAFYDMVVVTTPLHPSRSNFTFENFEPPITDFPGAFQPSVTSIVHGYLNSSYFGFPDPKLFPFASILTTDTPDLFFNAMDNICPVNISAAFRRKQPQEAAVWRVLSQQPLDKQQLKTLFRSYYSVQVTESQTYPRYDAAKSLPPIVLHENLFYLSSVEWVASSMEMIAVAAKNVALLAYNRWHQDLEKIDQKDLMHKVKTEL, via the exons atggccccgccgcccgccgcgctgCTCCTGCCGGCCCTCGCCGCCCTCCtggccgcgcccgccgccgcccgcgctcCGCCGCGCAGCATCG CCGTGGTGGGCGCCGGGCTGGGCGGCTCGGCCGTTGCCTactttctgcagcagcacttCGGGCCGCAGGTGCAGCTGGACGTGTACGAGCCGGCGGGCGTGGGTGGCCGGCTGGCCACTGTCACCGTCAACAAGCAGCAGTACGAGAGCAGGGGAGCCTCCATCCATGCCCTCAGCCTCCACATGCAGGACTTCGTCAAGATCCTGG gcCTCAAGCACCGGCGTGAGGTGGCAGGGAAGAGTGCCATATTTAGCGGGGAGCACTTCGTCCTGGAGGAGACCGACTGGTACCTGCTCAACCTCTTCCGGCTCTGGTGGCACTATGGCATCAGCTTCCTGCGCCTGCAGATGTGGGTGGAGGAGGTGATGGAGAAGTTCATGAG GATCTACAAGTACCAGGCGCACGGCTACGCCTTCTCCagcctggaggagctgctgcgCTCGCTGGGGGGGGATGCCTTTGTCAACATGACACAGCGCTCAGTGGCCGAGTCCTTGCTGGAGGTGGGGGTCACACAGCGCTTCGTGGACGACGTCATTGCAGCTGTCCTGCGCTCCAGCTACGGGCAGTCGGTGCTAGTGCCTGCCTTCGCAG GAGCCATGTCGCTGGCGGGGGCCCAGGGCAGCACCTGGGCAGTAGAAGGAGGCAACAAGCTTGTGTGTTCAGGTCTGCTGAAGCTGACCAAAGCCAATGTCATCCCGGCCAGGGTGACAGGCATCTCTCTGCACAGCTCAG AGGGGAGAGCCCTGTACCAGGTGCACTACGAGGGCAGTGAAGGCCAGGGCTCAGCTTTCTATGACATGGTGGTGGTGACGactcccctgcaccccagcaggAGCAACTTCACCTTCGAGAACTTTGAGCCACCCATCACCGACTTCCCCGGAGCCTTCCAGCCCTCCGTCACGTCCATTGTGCACGGCTACCTCAACTCCTCTTACTTTGGCTTCCCTGACCCCAAGCTCTTCCCCTTTGCCAGCATCCTCACCACTGACACCCCCGACCTCTTCTTCAACGCCATGGACAACATCTGTCCTGTCAACATCTCAGCAGCTTTCCGTCGCAAGCAGCCCCAGGAGGCTGCGGTGTGGCGTGTCCTCTCCCAGCAGCCGCTAgacaagcagcagctgaagaccCTCTTCAGGTCCTACTACTCCGTGCAAGTGACAGAGTCGCAGACGTATCCCCGCTACGACGCTGCCAAGTCCCTCCCACCCATTGTGCTCCACGAAAACCTCTTCTACCTCAGCAGCGTGGAGTGGGTGGCCAGCTCCATGGAGATGATAGCGGTGGCGGCCAAAAATGTGGCCCTGCTGGCTTACAACCGCTGGCATCAGGACCTGGAGAAAATCGACCAGAAGGACTTGATGCACAAGGTGAAGACCGAGCTGTGA